From a single Dysidea avara chromosome 14, odDysAvar1.4, whole genome shotgun sequence genomic region:
- the LOC136244098 gene encoding uncharacterized protein translates to MVQSLHVLCEFEELYLISLVSSKPGIYLKEVQQMLADYTGRIVHVSTICRALHCLGFSRQWIKITSSLRSDNLRAEFIAEMSAFDPSFMLWIDESGFDKRNHLRKYGYGVRGQPPRNYTLTLRGKRYTSIAVLTTNGVEDVYITESSVDGDVFLDFVRWCMLPLLMPFNGTNPNSIVVMDNASIHHIDPVFELLTAVGALVKFLPAYSPDLNPIEEVFAEVKHYLEANDTSAVSPKTAILSAYHSVSVDNCLSYIEHAGYIV, encoded by the coding sequence ATGGTCCAGAGTTTGCATGTATTATGTGAATTTGAAGAGCTGTACCTTATAAGTCTCGTTTCCTCTAAGCCTGGAATTTATCTCAAAGAAGTACAGCAAATGCTAGCTGATTATACTGGTCGTATTGTTCACGTCTCCACTATCTGCAGGGCATTGCATTGCCTTGGTTTCAGTAGGCAGTGGATAAAAATCACTTCATCCTTACGTTCTGATAATTTAAGAGCAGAGTTCATTGCTGAAATGTCTGCTTTTGATCCATCCTTCATGCTATGGATAGATGAAAGCGGATTTGACAAGAGGAACCACCTTAGAAAATATGGATATGGAGTTCGTGGACAACCCCCTAGAAACTACACCCTCACACTACGTGGAAAACGCTACACTTCCATAGCTGTACTTACTACAAATGGAGTAGAGGATGTATACATTACAGAAAGTTCAGTAGATGGTGATGTGTTCTTGGACTTTGTTCGTTGGTGTATGCTCCCACTACTTATGCCGTTCAATGGTACAAACCCCAATTCAATTGTAGTAATGGACAACGCTTCTATACACCACATCGATCCAGTGTTCGAACTTCTCACAGCTGTTGGAGCCCTTGTAAAATTTTTGCCAGCGTATTCTCCAGATCTGAACCCTATAGAAGAGGTGTTTGCTGAAGTTAAACATTATCTGGAAGCAAATGACACCTCTGCTGTATCACCCAAAACTGCTATACTATCAGCATACCACTCAGTTAGTGTTGATAACTGTCTAAGCTACATTGAACATGCAGGTTACATTGTCTAA